A single genomic interval of Daucus carota subsp. sativus chromosome 1, DH1 v3.0, whole genome shotgun sequence harbors:
- the LOC108197788 gene encoding protein RGF1 INDUCIBLE TRANSCRIPTION FACTOR 1, whose translation MVRKSSSSAASMEGGDIVMKPAWLEGLLSETFFETCGLHDTSRKNEKNIFCLDCCHSFCPHCLPLHNSHPLLQVRRYVYHDVIRLDEVEKILDCSNIQPYTTNNAKVIFLNQRPFRSSKDTANTCFTCQRILQEPFHFCSLSCKVDHVVDEGEDLSSIILGFKESNESEFARAQFEGLRMDSDDGGGVITPDSILEAPSHFHASSSCSSHDMGSSSIVHQIPKKKKGRDHIPGIMCSPGNRRKGAPHRSPLS comes from the exons ATGGTGAGAAAGTCATCATCATCAGCAGCATCAATGGAAGGTGGAGATATAGTAATGAAACCTGCATGGTTAGAAGGATTGTTATCTGAAACATTCTTTGAAACATGTGGGCTCCATGATACTAGTAGGAAGAATGAGAAGAACATCTTTTGCTTGGATTGTTGTCATAGCTTCTGCCCTCACTGCCTCCCTCTTCATAATTCTCATCCTCTGCTTCAG GTGAGGAGGTATGTTTACCATGATGTTATTCGATTGGATGAGGTAGAAAAGATCCTTGACTGCTCTAATATCCAG CCCTATACAACAAACAATGCCAAAGTGATATTCTTGAATCAGAGGCCATTTAGGTCATCCAAGGACACTGCCAACACTTGTTTCACCTGCCAAAGAATTCTCCAGGAGCCCTTCCATTTCTGTTCTCTTTCATGCAAG GTTGATCATGTGGTTGATGAAGGCGAGGATCTGTCCAGCATCATACTGGGGTTCAAGGAATCTAACGAATCTGAATTTGCCCGTGCTCAATTTGAAGGACTTCGAATGGACAGTGACGATGGTGGTGGTGTAATCACCCCAGATTCCATCTTGGAGGCCCCTTCTCATTTCCATGCCTCATCATCATGCTCTAGCCATGACATGGGAAGTTCTAGTATTGTGCACCAGATACCCAAAAAGAAGAAAGGCCGCGACCACATCCCTGGCATAATGTGCTCCCCCGGAAACAGGAGAAAGGGAGCTCCTCACAGATCTCCCCTCTCTTAA